The Thermanaerovibrio acidaminovorans DSM 6589 genome contains a region encoding:
- a CDS encoding tryptophanase: MVRRIQPEPFRIKMVEPVSIPDKAQREEALKRGHFNLFGLRSEDVYIDLLTDSGTGAMSKQQWAALMRGDEAYAGATSFYALKEAVKDILGFDYVIPCHQGRAAENVTFGALVKPGDRIPFNMPFDTTRAHIFNVGAEPVDCVIDEAYDPAKYHPFKGNVDIAKLEKAIQTYGVERIPLIMVTITNNSGGGQPVSLANLREVRKVADKYGIPLFLDAARMAENAYFIKTREEACKDMSVAEILKACMDCADAITVSAKKDPLVNIGGLVCTRTEDLYYKILPRVILFEGFATYGGLAGRDLECLAQGLREMVQEDYLSHRIAQVAYLGDLLDEAGVPFVKPTGGHAIFIDAAAFLPHIPQKYYPADVLGVEVYREGAVRGIGLGALAFATEDEATGEIVYPKLELFRLAINRRTYTNSHMEYVAETIINVYKRRDSIRYGLKVDFAPAAKGLHHFLAHLSPVSL; the protein is encoded by the coding sequence GTGGTCAGACGCATTCAGCCGGAGCCTTTTCGCATCAAGATGGTGGAGCCCGTGTCCATACCGGACAAGGCTCAGCGGGAGGAGGCGCTGAAGAGGGGGCATTTCAACCTTTTCGGCTTGAGGTCCGAGGACGTCTACATAGACCTTCTCACCGACTCCGGAACCGGGGCCATGAGCAAGCAGCAGTGGGCGGCGCTCATGAGGGGTGACGAGGCCTACGCGGGGGCCACGAGTTTCTACGCCCTCAAGGAGGCGGTCAAGGACATCCTGGGCTTTGACTACGTGATCCCCTGCCATCAGGGCCGGGCGGCGGAGAACGTCACCTTCGGTGCCCTCGTGAAGCCCGGTGACAGGATCCCCTTCAACATGCCCTTCGACACCACCAGGGCACACATCTTCAACGTTGGGGCCGAACCGGTGGACTGCGTGATAGACGAGGCCTATGATCCCGCCAAGTACCATCCCTTCAAGGGCAACGTGGACATTGCCAAGCTGGAGAAGGCCATACAGACCTACGGGGTGGAGCGGATCCCCCTGATCATGGTGACCATCACCAATAACTCCGGCGGCGGTCAGCCGGTGAGCCTTGCGAACCTTCGGGAGGTCCGCAAGGTGGCGGACAAGTACGGCATACCCCTCTTCCTGGATGCGGCCCGGATGGCGGAGAACGCCTACTTCATAAAGACCCGGGAGGAGGCCTGCAAGGACATGTCGGTGGCGGAGATCCTCAAGGCCTGCATGGACTGTGCGGACGCCATAACCGTCTCTGCCAAGAAGGATCCCCTGGTGAACATAGGCGGCCTGGTGTGCACCAGGACCGAGGACCTCTACTACAAGATCCTGCCCCGGGTGATCCTCTTCGAGGGCTTCGCCACCTACGGTGGTCTTGCGGGCCGGGACCTGGAGTGCCTGGCCCAGGGGCTCCGGGAGATGGTCCAGGAGGACTACCTGTCCCACCGGATAGCCCAGGTGGCCTACCTGGGTGACCTGTTGGATGAGGCGGGTGTTCCCTTCGTGAAGCCCACCGGTGGTCACGCCATCTTCATCGACGCCGCCGCGTTCCTCCCCCACATCCCCCAGAAGTACTATCCCGCCGACGTGCTGGGTGTGGAGGTCTATCGGGAGGGGGCGGTCCGGGGCATAGGCCTTGGGGCCCTGGCCTTCGCCACCGAGGACGAGGCCACCGGGGAGATCGTCTACCCCAAGCTGGAGCTCTTCCGTCTTGCCATCAACCGCAGGACCTACACCAACAGCCACATGGAGTACGTGGCGGAGACCATAATCAACGTCTACAAGAGGCGGGACAGCATCCGCTATGGCCTCAAGGTGGACTTCGCCCCGGCGGCCAAGGGGCTACACCACTTCCTTGCCCACCTGAGCCCCGTCAGCCTCTAA
- a CDS encoding N-acetylneuraminate synthase family protein, whose product MRIKVADNLAIGDGERCFVIAEVGANHNRSMSLAKELVDAAVEAKADAVKFQIYTAEGLYSRRTPMHSGYSKDLFSLIKEIETPRDWLPELSEYCASRGIVFFATPFDFAAVDELDPLSPLFKIASFELVDLPLISYCASKGKPMIISTGLATLGEIEDAYGAALEAGNPNVAFLQCASTYPAPPSIMNLRSMETIHRAFGTPVGLSDHTTGIHISVAAVAMGAKIIEKHFTLDRTMEGPDHPFAIEPRELCEMVRQIRDVEAALGDGRKLGPRPEEMEFYQKARRSVHAAVDIPAGTVITREMLTVKRPGYGIRPKFVPLIVGRAAKCHIEADQWITWEMI is encoded by the coding sequence ATGAGGATAAAGGTTGCAGATAATCTGGCCATAGGTGACGGGGAGCGCTGTTTCGTGATAGCCGAGGTGGGGGCCAATCACAACCGGTCCATGTCATTGGCGAAGGAGCTGGTGGACGCGGCGGTGGAGGCCAAGGCGGACGCGGTCAAGTTTCAGATATACACCGCCGAGGGGCTCTACTCCCGCAGGACCCCCATGCACTCCGGCTACTCCAAGGACCTGTTCAGCCTGATCAAGGAGATAGAGACCCCCAGGGATTGGCTGCCGGAGCTGTCCGAGTACTGTGCCAGCCGGGGGATAGTTTTCTTCGCCACCCCCTTCGACTTCGCCGCGGTGGACGAGTTGGATCCCCTGAGCCCCCTTTTCAAGATAGCCTCCTTTGAGCTGGTGGACCTTCCGCTCATAAGCTACTGTGCCTCCAAGGGGAAGCCCATGATAATCTCCACTGGCCTTGCCACCCTGGGGGAGATAGAGGACGCGTACGGTGCCGCCCTTGAGGCGGGGAACCCCAACGTGGCCTTTCTGCAGTGTGCCTCCACCTACCCGGCGCCCCCTTCCATCATGAACCTTCGGAGCATGGAGACCATCCACAGGGCCTTCGGCACCCCGGTGGGTCTTTCGGATCACACCACCGGGATCCATATCAGCGTAGCGGCGGTGGCCATGGGGGCCAAGATAATAGAGAAGCACTTCACTTTGGATCGGACCATGGAGGGTCCAGACCATCCCTTTGCCATCGAGCCCCGGGAGCTCTGTGAGATGGTGAGGCAGATAAGGGACGTGGAGGCCGCCCTGGGGGACGGGAGGAAGCTGGGGCCCAGGCCGGAGGAGATGGAGTTCTATCAGAAGGCCCGGCGCAGCGTGCATGCGGCGGTGGACATCCCCGCCGGGACGGTGATAACCCGGGAGATGCTGACCGTGAAGCGTCCCGGGTACGGCATAAGGCCCAAGTTCGTGCCTTTGATAGTGGGCCGTGCCGCCAAGTGCCACATCGAGGCGGACCAGTGGATAACCTGGGAGATGATATAG
- the pseH gene encoding UDP-4-amino-4,6-dideoxy-N-acetyl-beta-L-altrosamine N-acetyltransferase, translated as MIDYRDILSEPREVQFLVLRWRNSDHVRHQMLNSSIITEEEHARWLDSLSGEPKRQVVRVAHLDGVPFGVVTLKDLDRESLRCDWGMYIGEREYLGRGLAKRMLFHLMDWAFDEEGLERMYTSVVGSNVGAISMYLKFGFKVEGRFERHIRSPQGSWEDLYWMATFREDWFGRRARMAEMLDGLSG; from the coding sequence TTGATAGACTACCGAGATATCCTGAGCGAACCCCGAGAGGTCCAGTTTCTGGTCCTACGCTGGCGGAACAGCGATCACGTTAGGCATCAAATGCTGAACAGCTCCATCATAACCGAGGAGGAGCACGCCCGATGGCTTGATTCCTTGTCAGGGGAGCCCAAGCGTCAGGTGGTGAGGGTGGCCCACCTGGATGGGGTGCCGTTCGGGGTGGTCACGTTGAAGGACCTGGATCGGGAATCCCTGCGTTGCGATTGGGGCATGTACATAGGCGAGAGGGAATACCTTGGGAGGGGCCTGGCTAAGAGGATGTTGTTCCACCTGATGGATTGGGCCTTTGATGAAGAGGGTTTGGAGCGGATGTACACTTCTGTGGTTGGATCCAACGTGGGGGCCATCTCCATGTACCTGAAGTTCGGTTTCAAGGTGGAGGGCCGGTTCGAGAGGCACATCAGGTCTCCCCAGGGATCGTGGGAGGACCTCTACTGGATGGCCACCTTCCGGGAGGATTGGTTCGGAAGGCGGGCTCGGATGGCTGAGATGCTGGATGGCCTGTCCGGCTGA
- a CDS encoding spore coat polysaccharide biosynthesis protein: MLLIVTHGGPGIGGGHASRCLALAEAFSSLGFPVVLAANRWAVEFFQSNWDSNQPLQVLELRDPLDAAVGDLVPRMWDLRPTLTVADSYLLGCRELDALRGLGRLFVIDDLRTLPVDLHAHGVLNYSLTAHELGYVRGRLLLGPRYALLRRIFWRLEPRGGERILVIPGASDPLGVNLELLRWDLPFPLDLVVGPMVPRDLVEELTALSKGARNVRVLVSPPDLPDRMASCGTVLCTSSVTAYEALALGKRIVTFQVADNQASNGRAIGEMGLGIDLGPWGSWGRGELIWAVERAFPPPPGAVDPRGALNAAEEMARWAVEG; encoded by the coding sequence ATGCTTCTCATAGTCACCCATGGTGGGCCGGGGATAGGGGGAGGCCACGCCTCCCGGTGCCTGGCCCTGGCGGAGGCATTTAGCTCCCTGGGGTTCCCGGTGGTCCTGGCGGCGAACCGGTGGGCGGTGGAGTTCTTCCAGTCCAACTGGGACTCCAACCAGCCCCTCCAGGTGCTGGAGTTGCGGGACCCGCTGGACGCGGCGGTGGGGGATCTGGTCCCCCGCATGTGGGACCTAAGGCCCACGCTGACCGTGGCGGACAGCTACCTCCTGGGTTGCCGGGAGCTTGATGCCTTGAGGGGCTTGGGCAGGCTGTTCGTCATAGATGATCTGAGGACCTTACCGGTGGATCTGCATGCCCATGGGGTGCTGAACTACAGCCTCACTGCCCATGAACTGGGCTACGTCCGGGGCAGGCTCCTGCTGGGGCCCCGCTACGCCCTGTTGCGAAGGATATTTTGGCGTCTGGAGCCCCGAGGGGGGGAGCGGATCTTGGTGATCCCCGGCGCATCGGACCCCCTTGGGGTCAACCTGGAGCTCCTCCGCTGGGACCTGCCCTTCCCACTGGATCTGGTGGTGGGCCCCATGGTGCCCCGGGATCTGGTGGAGGAGCTGACCGCCCTCTCGAAGGGGGCTCGGAACGTGCGGGTGCTGGTCTCTCCCCCGGACCTGCCGGATCGGATGGCCTCGTGCGGGACGGTGCTTTGCACCTCCAGCGTCACCGCCTACGAGGCTCTGGCGCTGGGCAAGCGGATCGTCACTTTCCAGGTGGCGGACAATCAGGCCTCCAACGGTAGGGCCATAGGGGAGATGGGGCTTGGGATAGATCTGGGGCCTTGGGGCTCCTGGGGCAGGGGGGAGCTGATCTGGGCTGTTGAGAGGGCCTTCCCGCCCCCGCCAGGGGCGGTGGATCCCAGGGGGGCGCTCAACGCGGCGGAGGAGATGGCCCGTTGGGCTGTGGAGGGCTAG
- the secA gene encoding preprotein translocase subunit SecA, with protein MIKGIIKMLGLDPNDRALSRYRKMVDQVNQLEDRVSALSDLELEGTAVEFRGRLEAGEGLDALLPEMFARVREVSRRRLGLRHFDVQLMGGMALHEGKIAEMKTGEGKTLVATLAVALNALEGKGVHVVTVNDYLAKRDAEWMGPVYRGLGLTVAVIEPFMSQEDRYAAYRADITYGTNSEFGFDYLRDNMALSKREQVQRGHWYCLVDEVDSILIDEARTPLIISGPSEDSVEPYRVADSCARSLRKGEDFEVDEKERNVALTERGIARCEEILKVPNLFSDYGMSELAHKVIQALKAHHLFQRDVHYVVKDGEIVIVDEFTGRLMFGRRYSDGLHQAIEAKERVRIGRESQTLATITLQNYFRMYKKLSGMTGTAATEAEEFKEIYGMDVVVIPTHRPMIRVDHPDVIFRTQREKYNAVADLVEERHRSGQPVLVGTASIENSERVSKLLKARKIPHHVLNAKFHDKEAAIVAQAGRFGAVTVATNMAGRGTDILLGGNPSFLAKEDAASKGIDPIGSPEEYREILERYRKLCEEERKKVVAAGGLCILGTERHESRRIDNQLRGRAGRQGDPGESRFFISLEDDLLRLFGSDRIQGFMAKMGMEEGESVEHSLLTKAIENAQRKVEQMHFDIRKQLLAYDNVMNQQREAVYKERQEILWADNLIDRAWSILEDTVSAILDSHSQGGEDGGFDLKGCSLRLRSVLGPGFDAPLGEDKDLEQVRGEILDLVRRAFETKVSELGEQNASELFRFLLLNVLDSHWKEHLLAMDELRRGIGLRAIGQKDPLLEYQFESFNLFKEMLDKVREGFCELALRVRIVEERRPARVQEGRGPMLLGSSPGDGAEEGHKPFHRGPKVGRNDPCPCGSGRKYKHCCGRGE; from the coding sequence ATGATCAAGGGGATCATCAAGATGCTGGGCCTGGATCCCAACGACAGGGCCCTGTCCAGGTACAGGAAGATGGTGGATCAGGTGAACCAGCTGGAGGACCGGGTGTCCGCCCTGTCGGATCTGGAGCTGGAGGGGACCGCGGTTGAGTTCCGGGGCCGTCTGGAGGCGGGGGAGGGCCTGGATGCTCTGTTGCCTGAGATGTTCGCTCGGGTGCGGGAGGTTTCCAGGCGTCGCCTGGGGCTCCGCCACTTCGACGTGCAGCTCATGGGGGGCATGGCCCTTCACGAGGGCAAGATAGCGGAGATGAAGACCGGGGAGGGCAAGACGCTGGTGGCCACCCTGGCGGTGGCGCTCAACGCCCTGGAGGGCAAGGGGGTTCACGTGGTAACCGTGAACGACTACCTGGCCAAGCGGGACGCGGAGTGGATGGGGCCGGTCTACCGGGGGTTGGGGCTCACAGTGGCGGTGATCGAGCCCTTCATGTCCCAGGAGGACCGGTACGCCGCCTACCGGGCGGACATAACCTACGGCACCAACAGCGAGTTCGGCTTCGACTACCTGAGGGACAACATGGCCCTGTCCAAGCGGGAGCAGGTCCAGCGGGGTCACTGGTACTGTCTGGTGGATGAGGTGGACTCGATCCTCATCGACGAGGCCAGGACGCCCCTAATTATATCCGGCCCGTCGGAGGATTCGGTGGAGCCCTACCGGGTGGCGGACTCCTGTGCCCGATCCCTGAGGAAGGGCGAGGACTTCGAGGTGGACGAGAAGGAGCGCAACGTGGCCCTCACCGAGAGGGGCATAGCCCGTTGCGAGGAGATCCTCAAGGTCCCCAACCTGTTCAGCGACTACGGCATGTCCGAGCTGGCCCACAAGGTTATCCAGGCCCTCAAGGCCCACCACCTCTTCCAGCGGGACGTGCACTACGTGGTGAAGGACGGGGAGATCGTTATCGTTGACGAGTTCACCGGCAGGCTCATGTTCGGCCGGCGCTACTCCGACGGGCTTCACCAGGCCATCGAGGCCAAGGAGAGGGTCCGGATAGGCCGGGAGAGCCAGACCCTGGCCACCATAACCCTCCAGAACTACTTCAGGATGTACAAGAAGCTCTCGGGCATGACCGGAACCGCCGCCACCGAGGCGGAGGAGTTCAAGGAGATATACGGAATGGACGTGGTGGTGATCCCCACCCACCGTCCCATGATAAGGGTGGATCACCCGGACGTGATCTTCAGGACCCAGCGGGAGAAGTACAACGCGGTGGCGGACCTGGTGGAGGAGCGTCACCGGTCCGGTCAGCCGGTTCTGGTTGGCACCGCTTCCATAGAGAACTCCGAGCGGGTGAGCAAGCTCCTCAAGGCCCGGAAGATCCCCCACCACGTGCTGAACGCCAAGTTCCACGACAAGGAGGCCGCCATAGTTGCCCAGGCGGGCCGCTTCGGTGCCGTCACGGTGGCGACCAACATGGCTGGGCGAGGCACCGACATCCTCCTGGGGGGCAATCCGTCGTTCCTGGCCAAGGAGGATGCGGCCTCCAAGGGGATAGACCCCATCGGGTCTCCGGAGGAGTACCGGGAGATCCTGGAGCGCTACCGGAAGCTGTGCGAGGAGGAGCGGAAGAAGGTGGTGGCCGCCGGTGGGCTCTGCATCTTGGGGACCGAGCGACACGAGTCAAGGCGGATCGATAACCAGCTCAGGGGGCGGGCGGGCCGCCAGGGGGACCCGGGGGAGAGCCGGTTCTTCATCTCCCTGGAGGACGACCTGCTCCGCCTGTTCGGCTCCGACCGGATCCAGGGCTTCATGGCCAAGATGGGGATGGAGGAGGGGGAGTCGGTGGAGCACTCCCTGCTCACCAAGGCCATAGAGAACGCCCAGCGGAAGGTTGAGCAGATGCACTTCGACATCCGGAAGCAACTGCTGGCCTACGACAACGTGATGAACCAGCAGCGGGAGGCGGTCTATAAGGAGAGGCAGGAGATCCTCTGGGCGGATAACCTGATCGATCGGGCTTGGTCCATCCTGGAGGACACGGTGTCCGCCATACTGGACTCCCACTCCCAAGGGGGGGAGGACGGTGGTTTCGACCTGAAGGGCTGCTCCCTGCGGCTTAGGTCCGTCTTGGGTCCCGGCTTCGACGCCCCCCTTGGGGAGGACAAGGACCTGGAACAGGTCAGGGGGGAGATCCTGGATCTGGTCCGAAGGGCCTTCGAGACTAAGGTGTCGGAGCTGGGGGAGCAGAACGCCAGCGAGCTCTTCCGCTTCCTGCTGCTCAACGTTCTCGACTCCCACTGGAAGGAGCACCTTCTGGCCATGGACGAGCTGCGCCGGGGGATAGGCCTCCGGGCGATAGGTCAGAAGGACCCCCTCCTGGAGTACCAGTTCGAGTCCTTCAACCTGTTCAAGGAGATGCTGGACAAGGTCCGGGAGGGGTTCTGCGAGCTGGCGCTCCGGGTCAGGATCGTGGAGGAGCGCCGCCCCGCCAGGGTCCAGGAGGGCAGGGGGCCCATGCTTCTGGGGTCCTCGCCTGGAGACGGGGCGGAGGAGGGGCATAAGCCGTTCCATCGGGGGCCCAAAGTGGGTAGGAACGATCCCTGCCCCTGCGGGAGTGGCAGGAAGTACAAACACTGCTGTGGCAGGGGGGAGTAG
- the argS gene encoding arginine--tRNA ligase produces MVEEIKLSLEDKIRGIVTQMAQERGVEIPGRAKIYLERPKREGQGDWACSAAMQLCKSFGVNPRELADEISAKIAEDPSVETVEVAGPGFINITLSKGWVGDLIRRVISAGADYGRVNDGGGKKVQVEFVSANPTGPLHMGHGRGAAVGDITASILSYAGWNVEREYYINDAGLQMEMLGRSARSRYFELIGRGDEAPFPEEGYHGDYMYDIAREILDEKGPSLADLPEEEAVPLFTDLAYERTLKWIKRDLEDFGLKFDVWFSERSLYVGDQVERTIEALKARGYAYEAEGAIWFKSTAFGDEKDRVLIRSNGAPTYFMSDVVYHKNKYDRGFDLVIDVWGADHHGYIPRMKSAVAAMGRDPEDLQVLLIQFVTLLRNGEPVSMSKRAGAFVTLRDVMDEVGVDATRFFFVMRRCDSHLDFDLELAKRASSDNPVYYVQYAHARMCSIERESDARGLERPSMDDLDPSLLSLPEELRLATVIAKFPEEIRKAARDMAPHRIAYYAQELSEAFHSFYNVARIIGEEEPVRRNRMLLMEAARIALRNALGILGVSAPERM; encoded by the coding sequence ATGGTGGAGGAGATAAAGCTTTCTTTGGAGGACAAGATCCGGGGCATAGTGACCCAGATGGCCCAGGAGAGGGGTGTTGAGATCCCCGGTAGAGCCAAGATATACCTGGAGCGTCCCAAGCGGGAGGGACAGGGTGACTGGGCGTGCAGTGCCGCCATGCAGCTTTGCAAGTCCTTTGGGGTGAACCCCCGGGAGCTGGCGGATGAGATATCCGCCAAGATAGCGGAGGATCCCTCGGTTGAGACGGTTGAGGTGGCGGGCCCGGGCTTCATCAACATAACCCTCTCGAAGGGCTGGGTTGGGGACCTGATCCGCCGGGTCATATCCGCCGGGGCCGATTATGGCCGGGTGAACGACGGGGGCGGCAAGAAGGTGCAGGTGGAGTTCGTGAGCGCCAACCCTACGGGTCCTCTTCACATGGGGCATGGCCGGGGCGCGGCGGTGGGGGACATAACCGCCTCCATCCTCTCCTATGCGGGTTGGAACGTGGAGAGGGAGTACTACATAAACGACGCGGGGCTCCAGATGGAGATGTTGGGCCGTTCCGCCCGGAGCCGCTATTTCGAGCTTATCGGCCGGGGCGACGAGGCTCCGTTCCCGGAGGAGGGTTACCACGGAGACTACATGTACGACATAGCCCGGGAGATCCTGGATGAGAAGGGCCCATCCCTGGCGGACCTGCCGGAGGAGGAGGCAGTACCCCTCTTCACCGACCTGGCCTACGAGAGGACCCTCAAGTGGATAAAGCGGGATCTGGAGGACTTCGGGCTCAAGTTCGACGTCTGGTTTTCCGAGCGGAGCCTGTACGTGGGTGACCAGGTGGAGAGGACCATAGAGGCCCTTAAGGCCCGGGGCTACGCCTACGAGGCGGAGGGGGCCATATGGTTCAAGTCCACCGCCTTCGGGGACGAGAAGGATCGGGTCCTCATAAGGTCCAACGGGGCTCCCACCTACTTCATGTCCGATGTGGTGTATCACAAGAACAAGTACGACCGGGGCTTCGATCTGGTCATAGACGTGTGGGGGGCGGATCATCACGGGTACATCCCCAGGATGAAGTCCGCGGTGGCCGCCATGGGGCGGGATCCGGAGGATCTTCAGGTCCTGTTGATCCAGTTCGTGACGTTGTTGAGGAACGGGGAGCCGGTTTCCATGTCCAAGCGGGCGGGGGCCTTCGTAACCCTTCGGGACGTGATGGACGAGGTGGGGGTGGATGCCACCCGGTTCTTCTTCGTCATGAGGCGCTGTGACAGCCATCTGGACTTCGACCTGGAGCTGGCCAAGCGGGCCTCCTCGGACAACCCGGTCTACTACGTGCAGTACGCCCACGCCAGGATGTGCAGCATTGAGAGGGAGAGTGACGCCCGGGGGCTCGAGCGGCCCAGTATGGACGATCTGGATCCGTCGCTTCTCTCCCTTCCGGAGGAGCTGAGGCTGGCCACGGTGATAGCCAAGTTCCCGGAGGAGATCCGAAAGGCCGCCAGGGACATGGCTCCCCACCGGATAGCCTACTATGCCCAGGAGCTTTCCGAGGCCTTCCACTCCTTTTACAACGTTGCCAGGATAATAGGGGAGGAGGAGCCGGTGAGGCGGAACCGGATGTTGCTCATGGAGGCTGCCCGGATTGCATTGAGGAACGCGTTGGGCATACTGGGCGTGAGCGCTCCGGAGAGGATGTAG
- a CDS encoding septum formation initiator family protein, with product MRLRWAVFWSAATLVMAILATALVLETRKVDRLARLVDRRLDELVKLSRHNQMLERKIRYYSTDEGLARLAREEFNLFYPDEVVYKIEVVPPKPLRGK from the coding sequence ATGAGGCTTCGCTGGGCCGTCTTCTGGTCCGCCGCCACGTTGGTGATGGCCATCCTGGCCACCGCCCTCGTGCTTGAGACCCGAAAGGTGGATCGGCTGGCCCGGTTGGTGGACCGTAGGCTGGACGAGCTGGTGAAGCTTAGCCGTCACAACCAGATGCTGGAGAGGAAGATCCGGTACTATTCCACGGACGAGGGTTTGGCCCGGTTGGCCCGGGAGGAGTTCAACCTCTTCTACCCCGACGAGGTGGTCTACAAGATAGAGGTTGTTCCTCCCAAGCCCTTGCGTGGCAAATAG
- the rpsF gene encoding 30S ribosomal protein S6: MRPYELVTILTADLEDPRSAAEELAEVLKSQGAEVEKVDLWGKRRLAYPISKKTEGVYVLYNFKQKPSMIKEMERVLRLKPQVMRHLVVARDEK, from the coding sequence GTGAGGCCATACGAGTTGGTTACCATTCTCACGGCGGATTTGGAGGATCCCAGGTCCGCTGCGGAGGAGCTTGCTGAGGTGCTAAAGTCCCAGGGCGCCGAGGTGGAGAAGGTGGACCTTTGGGGCAAGAGGCGTCTTGCCTATCCCATTTCCAAGAAGACCGAGGGGGTCTACGTTCTCTACAACTTCAAGCAGAAGCCGTCCATGATCAAGGAGATGGAGCGGGTCCTTCGCCTGAAGCCCCAGGTGATGCGTCATCTGGTGGTGGCTCGTGACGAGAAGTAG
- a CDS encoding single-stranded DNA-binding protein, whose translation MSRGFNKVILMGNLARDPDVRYTPSKQKVARITVAVGRQWKSQSGEVQNQTDFISVVAWGNLADLCERYLRKGRPVLVEGRLSVRDFDDARTGQHRWVTEVVAQNLTLLPGGRREDDASFPAGPRGKEEDFGSLRDDDDFSGEFPLDISGLKDDDEVDLPF comes from the coding sequence ATGTCCCGGGGCTTCAACAAGGTCATACTGATGGGCAACCTGGCTAGGGATCCGGATGTGCGTTACACCCCTAGCAAGCAGAAGGTGGCCCGGATAACCGTGGCGGTGGGGCGTCAGTGGAAGTCCCAGTCGGGGGAGGTCCAGAACCAGACGGACTTCATCTCCGTGGTTGCCTGGGGCAACCTGGCTGACCTGTGTGAGCGGTACCTTAGGAAGGGGCGTCCGGTGTTGGTGGAGGGTCGTCTCTCGGTGAGGGACTTCGACGACGCCAGGACTGGTCAGCACCGTTGGGTCACCGAGGTGGTGGCTCAGAACCTGACCCTTCTGCCCGGTGGGCGCAGGGAGGATGACGCCTCCTTCCCCGCCGGCCCCAGGGGCAAGGAGGAGGACTTCGGAAGCCTCAGGGACGACGACGACTTCTCCGGCGAGTTCCCCCTGGACATATCGGGGCTCAAGGACGATGACGAGGTGGATCTGCCCTTTTAG
- the rpsR gene encoding 30S ribosomal protein S18, translating into MNGQYNNNRKRRKRRPKVCHFCVDKVEAVDYKEFDKLRKYVTERGKIIPRRVTGTCAKHQRQLTRAIKRARILALLPFTAD; encoded by the coding sequence TTGAACGGTCAGTATAACAACAACCGTAAGCGCCGGAAGCGTCGGCCGAAGGTCTGTCACTTCTGCGTGGACAAGGTTGAGGCGGTGGACTACAAGGAGTTCGACAAGTTGCGCAAGTACGTCACCGAGAGGGGGAAGATAATCCCCCGCCGGGTGACCGGGACCTGTGCCAAGCATCAGCGTCAGCTCACCAGGGCCATAAAGAGGGCTAGGATCCTGGCCCTGCTCCCCTTCACGGCGGACTAG
- a CDS encoding YybS family protein, translated as MTPIRSLVESALLSAMGAALFLASNFIPVAGAFLTLLCPAPLVILGLRHSPRNAVLGMVVASLVSFLFLGLQGGLFFFLGFGILGVGLGMLARTRERAVEILFYGIIVSLVSKLALVAVMVKLTGVNPFSFGDQAQIEAMLDKVFDFYARHGMGSAAMEETKRQLLAAFGQLPDLFPALITMASAVDSYLSYSVSRWVAGKVSMAELPPLPAFSQWRFPRSVLWAFLLSVVVSMVAGPKGQGVLHQASLNLRILIQMLFFIQGLAVAWFFMLKRGLSRGVRYLLAALLVLMPLLSGLIVMAGLLDLWWDFRGRFGGEDR; from the coding sequence ATGACTCCAATAAGGTCGTTGGTAGAGTCGGCCCTTCTATCCGCCATGGGGGCGGCGCTGTTCCTGGCCAGCAACTTCATCCCCGTGGCGGGGGCGTTTCTGACCCTGCTCTGTCCCGCCCCGCTGGTCATCCTTGGCCTGCGGCACAGTCCCAGGAACGCGGTGCTGGGCATGGTGGTGGCCTCCCTGGTGTCCTTTCTGTTCCTGGGGCTTCAAGGGGGGCTTTTCTTCTTCCTGGGCTTCGGGATCCTGGGGGTTGGGCTCGGCATGCTGGCCAGGACCCGGGAGAGGGCGGTGGAGATCCTCTTCTACGGGATCATCGTATCCCTGGTGAGCAAGCTGGCCCTGGTGGCGGTGATGGTGAAGCTCACGGGGGTTAACCCCTTCTCCTTTGGCGATCAGGCCCAGATCGAGGCCATGCTTGACAAGGTCTTCGATTTCTACGCCCGGCACGGCATGGGTTCCGCCGCCATGGAGGAGACCAAGCGGCAGCTCCTGGCCGCCTTCGGCCAGCTGCCGGACCTCTTCCCGGCGTTGATCACCATGGCGTCCGCGGTGGACTCCTACCTGTCCTACTCGGTTAGCCGGTGGGTGGCGGGCAAGGTGTCCATGGCGGAGCTGCCCCCTTTGCCTGCCTTCTCCCAGTGGAGGTTCCCGAGGAGCGTGCTGTGGGCCTTCCTGTTGTCGGTAGTGGTGTCCATGGTGGCGGGGCCAAAGGGACAGGGGGTGCTTCACCAGGCGTCCTTGAACCTTCGGATCCTGATACAGATGTTGTTCTTCATCCAGGGCCTTGCGGTGGCCTGGTTCTTCATGTTGAAGCGGGGGCTGTCCCGGGGGGTCAGGTACCTTCTGGCGGCCCTGCTGGTGCTCATGCCCCTCCTGTCGGGGCTGATCGTGATGGCGGGGCTGTTGGATCTTTGGTGGGATTTCAGAGGCCGTTTCGGAGGTGAGGACCGATGA